DNA sequence from the Paenibacillus azoreducens genome:
GGGGCTTTCCTGCTATGAGATGTTTCAATTTCCGTTGGTTTGGGAGCATAACGACCCCCGGTTATATGCATTACATTTTTGGCTAGTTTCATGTTATATGATCCAACACCCCTCAAACTATACTGAAGAAGGATATAGGCTCTTGGTAAAACTATTTTCAGAAGCATATGATCATAACTGGGATACGAGTTATATTCTCAAGAAAAATAGGGAACTTGCTTCAAAGGTAGGCAAAATAGTCAATCCGCTGCCCAGCGGCAAAAGAAAACGTATACTAAGAAAATGGTCAATGACGATTGAAGATCTATACATCGGAGGAGAAGAAAATGCAATAAACGGAATAAAAAA
Encoded proteins:
- a CDS encoding DUF5946 family protein — its product is MVDNDTVMENGKCIECGAKEAEGLSCYEMFQFPLVWEHNDPRLYALHFWLVSCYMIQHPSNYTEEGYRLLVKLFSEAYDHNWDTSYILKKNRELASKVGKIVNPLPSGKRKRILRKWSMTIEDLYIGGEENAINGIKKWREALRADIDKQNKGSK